In Rhizobium sp. CIAT894, the genomic window CCGTCTTTGCCCAGAGCGACGAAATGGCGCTCGGCGTCCTCATCGAATGCAAGGAGCGCGGTATCCGCGTGCCGGAGGATCTCGGCATCTGCGGCTTCAACGATCTGGAATTCTCGGCCTTTACCGAGCCGTCGCTGACGACGGTGCACATCCCGCGCTACGAGATCGGCTGCCGCGTCGCCGACATGCTGCTGCGCGCCGTCCGCGACGAACCGCCTGATGAGGACAAGGCCGACCTGGGCTTTACCATTATTCCGCGGGGCTCGACGCGATAATCTACCGTCGAAAGCTGCCGCGCGGATCGGAAGCGCTGGCGATCAAGGTATCAGCAGGATACTGCCCGACGCGCGGCCGGATTCCATCTCTTCATGCGCCTTTGCAACGTCGGCCAAACGGTATTCGGCACCGATGCGCGAGACGATCCCCGTTTCCATCGCCCGGATCGCAGCGACAGCAGCCTCGCGATACTGTCCGACGTCAGCGCACCAGGCCATGATGCTCGGATGGCAGAGCGCTTTGCCCGGGCGAAGTTCCTCGACAGGCACGGGTGGAATGGCGCCGGCGGCCTGACCGATGGTGACAGCCATGCCGAATGGGCGGACAGAGCGTATGCTCTTGAGAAGCGTCGCGCCGCCTATCCCGTCATAGGCGACGTCGACGCCGAGCCCGTTCGTCAACCGCTTCACTTCCGCAACGATATCGGCGCCGCGTCCGACGATCAGATGATCGGCTCCACAAGATGCGGCGAGAGCTGCTTTTTCGGAGGAGCCGACCGTTCCGATCACCGTGGCTTCGAGCGATTTGGCCCAGCGAACCAGGATGCTGCCGAGCCCGCCCGCGGCCGCATGGATCAGAACGTGGTTTCCTGCACGCACATTATAGGTCTTCTTCAACAGCATGTAGGCGGTCATGCCTTTGAGCAGCGAACTCGCTGCCGTTTTTGCCGAAATGGCATCGGGTAGCTTGATCACCCTTTCAGCGGCGATGTTCCGTGTCGTGCGATAGGCACCAACCGGAGGTCCGGCATAGGCGACGCGATCACCTCTCTCGAACATGGAGACGCCGGGGCCGACATCCTCGACGATGCCCGCCGCCTCGGCGCCGATCACCGAGGGATAGGACGGCATCGGGTAGAGACCTTTTCGGTGATAAACATCGAGGAAGTTCGTTCCGATCGCCTCATGACGGATCCGGATCTCGCCATGGCCGGGATCCTCACACTGGTGCTGCTCGACATGGAACTGGGTGATGTCACCGGGGGCATTCAGCCATATGATCTGGTCGGTCATCGCTCGTGTTCTCCTTGGTTGGGACAAACTAGGCGATGGCCTAATGGGTGAAAATTCCCTATTGATGCACAATGATTGGGAAAGATTTCACAAAGCTCGACTGGGACGACCTTCGGCATTTCCTGGCGCTGGCGCAATCGGGAACGTTGCTGAGTGCAGCAAAGCAGCTCGGCGTCGAACATGCGACCGTCAGTCGGCGTGTTTCGTCGCTTGAAGCCGGTCTCGGACGTAAACTCGTGGATCGCCGCGGGCGCCGCATCATCTTGACTTCGGACGGAGAGCAGGTTGCCAGGCACGCGGCTCTCGTCGCCGTCCAGGCGGCCGCCATCGAGCAGCTTGGTCGCAGCAGCGCCACGGAATTGCGCGGCCATGTCAGAATCAGCGCGCCTCCCGCACTCTCAAGCGTGCTGCTCGCAAAACCGATCGCGGCCGTCAGGCGAGACCATCCCGGCGTTGAGATCACGCTTGTCGGAGAAAAGCGGCTCGCCTCCCTGAACAGGCGCGAGGCGGATGTCGCCGTGCGAATGTCGCGTCCGGAGGAGGGAGATTATGCTATCGCCAAGCTCGGCGAGACGAGCTTTCATCTCTACGCATCGAAGGCCTATCTCGAAACGGTTCCACCATCGGACTGGACCTTCATCGGTTACGACGAAACCATGAACGCCTCGCCGCAACAATTGCGGCTGGCCGAATTGGCCGCCGGCCGGCCGATCGCCGTGAGGTCGTCCGTTCTGGAGTTTCAGGCCGCAACGGCAAGCCTTGGTGCAGGGGTCGTCATGCTCCCCGATTTCGCCGTCGCGGAGTCCAGCGGTCTCCAGCGCATTGAAACCGATCAGCCGTTGACGAGAGAGGTCTGGCTGGTTGTCCATGCTGATATCAAAGACGTGCCATCCGTCCGCGTCGTCGTCGATGCGCTGAAAAACGCTCTGGGCAGGTAGAGCATGTCGCGCAAAAGTGTGCGGCGGTTTTGCGGCAACGACATGCGGAAAACAAAGACCTAAAGCG contains:
- a CDS encoding quinone oxidoreductase: MTDQIIWLNAPGDITQFHVEQHQCEDPGHGEIRIRHEAIGTNFLDVYHRKGLYPMPSYPSVIGAEAAGIVEDVGPGVSMFERGDRVAYAGPPVGAYRTTRNIAAERVIKLPDAISAKTAASSLLKGMTAYMLLKKTYNVRAGNHVLIHAAAGGLGSILVRWAKSLEATVIGTVGSSEKAALAASCGADHLIVGRGADIVAEVKRLTNGLGVDVAYDGIGGATLLKSIRSVRPFGMAVTIGQAAGAIPPVPVEELRPGKALCHPSIMAWCADVGQYREAAVAAIRAMETGIVSRIGAEYRLADVAKAHEEMESGRASGSILLIP
- a CDS encoding LysR family transcriptional regulator, which encodes MIGKDFTKLDWDDLRHFLALAQSGTLLSAAKQLGVEHATVSRRVSSLEAGLGRKLVDRRGRRIILTSDGEQVARHAALVAVQAAAIEQLGRSSATELRGHVRISAPPALSSVLLAKPIAAVRRDHPGVEITLVGEKRLASLNRREADVAVRMSRPEEGDYAIAKLGETSFHLYASKAYLETVPPSDWTFIGYDETMNASPQQLRLAELAAGRPIAVRSSVLEFQAATASLGAGVVMLPDFAVAESSGLQRIETDQPLTREVWLVVHADIKDVPSVRVVVDALKNALGR